The following coding sequences lie in one Danio rerio strain Tuebingen ecotype United States chromosome 25, GRCz12tu, whole genome shotgun sequence genomic window:
- the LOC101882374 gene encoding uncharacterized protein isoform X2, with translation MKLTAPGMSRQSFTGLLEQRTEFFGRDGKICADAFQRSFFEWRYCQFEIDQLCGLKVFDCPACSPFMLAVSVDGNRKMYRFKRGAEDHGLFKGVFVCEDDDVSKFVDYINNKTKHSSGKGVCGSSQWTAARESVPMKINKLDEEEMEVAVCRHGVLLRSLNMMRGEIFAYPMFLQKELTPRNVQFMCTDVICKYWPYLQRVVRDCPELSPLLDMKPFLSVMHAKAHSWKCEIKWGGRNQEGAGTTLGEEVEQVNSFLSRTAICSKYMTKGARTDMITIQAMAWNKRKIENLAKLLSRRLQKTKAKIQEASRNITALKTELAITDDTLKAWSKEIQEWADTATSEANMGSDQGLQKTIESLYVSIRQRKQDLYRQSDGNKRRHKIRRKIWEEKAKFIAAIDEYNRAAPQKLQSADTILASEGYAWPWVLDERDNLVIKKKAFDQLMLLNRLTEEECVVLKEIRNHWKCLKRDHSLLNDLSSNIDVDKERNKLDFGLSEKGVLGLRSVLQKRMCYLRTHMSSVQQLYTSVLNNCVESANIIDDDFLEMDEVDIQFSSDNDDEEVDNAELSFEI, from the exons ATGAAGCTGACTGCTCCTGGAATGTCCAGACAGTCTTTTACCGGTTTACTGGAACAGCGGACAGAGTTCTTTGGCCGA gatGGAAAGATCTGTGCTGATGCATTTCAAAGAAGCTTTTTTGAGTGGAGATACTGTCAGTTTGAAATTGATCAGCTCTGTGGGCTAAAAGTGTTCGACTGTCCAGCCTGTTCTCCATTTATGCTAGCTGTGTCAGTAGATGGCAACAGGAAAATGTATCGCTTCAAAAGAGG AGCTGAAGACCATGGCCTGTTTAAGGGTGTCTTTGTCTGTGAGGATGATGATGTTTCCAAGTTCGTGgactacattaataataaaacaaagcat TCATCTGGCAAAGGTGTTTGTGGATCAAGTCAATGGACTGCAGCACGAGAGTCTGTCCCAATGAAAATCAACAAGCTGGATGAGGAGGAGATGGAGGTAGCTGTCTGTCGGCATGGTGTGCTCCTAAGAAGTTTGAACATGATGAGAGGGGAAATATTTGCATATCCCATGTTTCTACAAAAGGAGCTGACACCACGCAATGTGCAGTTCATGTGCACTGATGTAATATGCAAGTACTGGCCATATCTGCAAAGAGTAGTTAGAGACTGTCCAGAGCTGTCTCCTCTCCTGGACATGAAGCCATTCCTGTCAGTGATGCATGCAAAGGCCCACTCCTGGAAATGTGAG ATTAAATGGGGTGGTCGAAACCAAGAAGGAGCAGGCACCACCCTGGGCGAAGAGGTCGAACAAGTAAACAGCTTCTTGTCAAGAACTGCTATATGCAGTAAATACATGACCAAAGGAG ctagAACAGACATGATTACTATTCAGGCCATGGCATGGAATAAACGCAAAATTGAGAACCTTGCAAAATTGTTGTCCCGAAGATTACAAAAG ACAAAAGCAAAAATTCAGGAAGCTTCCAGAAACATTACTGCATTAAAGACAGAATTGGCAATAACAGATGACACGCTTAAAGCCTGGAGCAAAGAAATCCAGGAATGGGCTGATACAG CAACAAGTGAGGCGAACATGGGCAGTGACCAGGGGCTCCAAAAGACGATTGAGTCGCTTTATGTGAGCATCAGGCAGAGGAAGCAAGATCTTTACCGTCAATCAG atGGAAACAAGAGAAGACACAAAATCCGCAGAAAGATTTGGGAGGAAAAAGCTAAATTCATTGCAGCTATTGATGAATACAACAGGGCAGCACCTCAGAAATTGCAGTCAGCTGACACAATTCTGGCATCAGAGGGCTATGCATGGCCGTGGGTCTTGGATGAGCGTG ATAATCTTGTCATCAAAAAAAAGGCATTTGACCAACTGATGCTGCTGAACCGGCTTACTGAAGAGGAGTGTGTTGTCCTGAAAGAAATCAGAAATCACTGGAAATGCCTCAAAAGAGACCATTCTCTTCTAAATGATCTTTCAAGTAACATCGATGTTGATAAAGAACGGAATA aacTGGACTTTGGACTTTCTGAAAAAGGAGTTTTAGGACTTCGCTCTGTACTTCAGAAAAGAATGTGCTACCTCAGAACCCACATGTCCTCGGTTCAACAACTGTACACTAGTGTTCTTAACAATTGTGTTGAGTCTGCGAACATTATTGATGATGATTTTCTCGAAATGGATGAGGTGGATATCCAGTTTAGTTCAGACAATGATGATGAGGAGGTGGATAACGCTGAACTGTCATTTGAaatctaa
- the LOC141380961 gene encoding uncharacterized protein, with amino-acid sequence MEIPQRMFSKTIFRSAQTSPELLVNTKKLDVALCTTTARRFLARLDDDDLLSVQRILQHHSKDDLRKACLEGTLWPFILQDVLTKHKEKCPWKHDNTPCVMCLIQENLGYQHSHLLSGTLLIHREADEASFSRWIHETCTSTILFRNLVYLKAKFGVFVELSGALQPRLRSKQFRNNPTQLKEATTWSLPAIELTACWNKEVVCFTYQQALWILPIAYILLIHNKICDLLSSLLLITASSGVCYESDAYDLSTEFLRAISHLAATHADYFGIARTLEGLLVAETLAMEEKWQNTTLRNSISAELEASGYYYYGGSIESVLEAASTPLRNKLAGLIKIPGHSLIDIEATAAKARERATVSTEVNYYAIQMTRNLSLEQLIKNHIIKHGKWPPVTFEEGAPRILTEAHRLGWDPKAPTLARKFGAVSSDMYVYVTLEKILEMDYLSHYTQYLKDKTLSVMRNSTIAYYIENEARTLDWNETRLLLVHLLHSEEELNIRGYLQQYQHCSDEMEDVLNYLAVKLVPKEKELKVKGRPFGCKTYQDRYRGCVQEENVKHLLDQYYEDQAMTLDNLSLVKRLYSFWHLTSLYKDWKVLCINFDVSGWCGNFRHETVEPLCSDILDTAYGVKNFFRKTQLAYEQGFFYLPYSQGTYHWEGQQGGIEGLNQYTWMLTYIPQMRYALREFRLHYFVMAYGGDYKASLLIPPNQQDIDMADFRRRVVSTVAHAAKTQFGQNMKTLDSYGSEAYISFCKNASVCGIEMHQGV; translated from the coding sequence ATGGAGATACCCCAAAGAATGTTTAGCAAAACAATTTTCCGTTCTGCTCAAACTTCCCCCGAGCTCCTGGTGAACACCAAGAAACTCGATGTGGCTTTGTGCACTACAACTGCTAGACGCTTCCTCGCTCGATTGGATGACGATGACCTCCTTTCTGTGCAGCGCATCCTTCAACATCACTCTAAGGATGATCTCCGGAAAGCCTGCTTGGAGGGCACACTGTGGCCCTTCATCTTACAGGATGTCCTGACCAAACATAAGGAGAAGTGTCCATGGAAACATGACAACACTCCGTGCGTGATGTGTCTCATACAAGAGAATCTGGGGTATCAACACAGTCATCTCTTGTCCGGTACGTTGCTTATCCATCGTGAAGCGGATGAAGCTTCCTTCTCGAGATGGATCCACGAGACCTGCACAAGTACGATTCTCTTCCGCAATCTAGTATATCTTAAGGCTAAGTTCGGAGTGTTTGTGGAGCTCTCCGGGGCACTGCAGCCTCGATTGCGCTCAAAACAGTTCAGAAATAATCCAACTCAGCTAAAAGAGGCTACCACATGGAGTCTTCCGGCTATTGAGCTAACAGCATGTTGGAATAAAGAGGTTGTATGCTTCACTTACCAGCAGGCCCTATGGATCCTGCCAATAGCATACATACTGTTGATTCATAACAAGATTTGTGACCTTCTCTCAAGTCTGCTGCTCATTACGGCTTCCAGTGGTGTATGCTATGAATCAGACGCTTATGACCTCTCAACAGAATTCTTGCGTGCTATTTCACATCTGGCAGCAACTCATGCAGACTATTTTGGGATTGCTCGAACACTTGAGGGGTTGTTGGTAGCTGAGACGCTTGCGATGGAGGAGAAGTGGCAAAATACCACGCTCCGGAACAGTATATCAGCTGAGCTTGAGGCATCAGGCTATTATTACTACGGAGGGAGCATCGAATCTGTCCTGGAAGCAGCTAGCACGCCACTCCGCAACAAGCTCGCTGGTCTAATCAAGATTCCAGGACACTCGTTAATTGACATTGAGGCCACTGCTGCAAAAGCACGAGAACGAGCCACAGTCTCCACGGAAGTGAACTATTACGCAATACAGATGACACGTAATCTGTCCCTGGAGCAACTGATCAAGAATCATATCATTAAGCACGGGAAATGGCCTCCAGTAACGTTTGAAGAAGGTGCACCTCGGATACTCACAGAGGCACATCGTCTGGGGTGGGATCCCAAAGCACCTACGTTGGCACGGAAGTTCGGAGCGGTGTCAAGTGATATGTATGTATACGTGACTTTGGAGAAAATACTAGAGATGGATTACTTGTCTCATTATACCCAATACTTGAAGGACAAGACTCTTTCTGTCATGCGCAATTCCACCATCGCATATTACATCGAGAATGAGGCCAGAACTCTCGACTGGAACGAGACCCGCTTGCTGTTAGTGCACCTCCTTCACAGTGAGGAGGAACTAAATATCCGCGGATATCTACAACAGTATCAACACTGCTCGGATGAGATGGAAGATGTGCTAAACTACTTAGCAGTGAAGCTGGTGCCCAAGGAGAAAGAGCTGAAAGTCAAGGGTCGGCCATTTGGGTGCAAGACCTACCAGGACCGTTATAGAGGATGTGTGCAGGAAGAGAATGTCAAGCATTTGCTTGACCAGTACTACGAGGACCAAGCGATGACTCTTGACAATCTATCACTTGTCAAACGTTTGTACTCATTCTGGCATTTGACATCACTCTACAAAGATTGGAAAGTATTATGCATCAATTTTGATGTCTCCGGGTGGTGCGGAAACTTTCGACACGAGACGGTTGAGCCACTGTGTTCTGACATCCTAGATACTGCATATGGAGTCAAGAACTTCTTCAGGAAGACTCAATTGGCCTATGAGCAGGGCTTCTTCTATCTACCTTATAGCCAAGGAACATACCACTGGGAGGGGCAACAGGGTGGCATTGAGGGCCTAAATCAGTATACCTGGATGCTGACCTACATCCCGCAAATGAGGTATGCACTTCGAGAGTTCAGACTTCACTACTTCGTTATGGCTTACGGGGGCGATTATAAAGCCTCACTTCTAATCCCACCTAACCAACAGGACATCGACATGGCAGACTTTCGCCGACGTGTGGTCAGCACAGTGGCACATGCAGCCAAGACTCAGTTTGGCCAGAATATGAAGACTTTAGATAGTTACGGCTCAGAAGCTTACATTAGCTTCTGCAAGAATGCTTCTGTATGTGGCATAGAGATGCATCAGGGCGTTTGA
- the LOC101882374 gene encoding uncharacterized protein isoform X1, whose amino-acid sequence MASCQKSDFDQLCEEAAILTRELECKAANSALEAATREAEQVLQTFNLPPLNTQKTKRACSSLPKPVSFVERDQFGHLVPKRRRQKSSKANICDATVINSAGMSSSLGSGQRDIDHSPSLSAHTVWAAAESIETLHQEIEDLLGDTDHIKCSIPTSSNTWAIRIEQSKKKWAALRPEMLDSLLSAEYTEIRQCQHCLLKRSVIRCKDCIPKQLLCPECDILLHKRKLHNRETDVEGFFRPISPSTLIKMDSRGQFLFEEKDSLLPLETPEEICNCSIDSIVVSEGKKAILIGIDGRYNVSLPEFKCLKCNVSRTTNIPLLVRSGYWPATASCETIYKIDVFVSYDHMKLTAPGMSRQSFTGLLEQRTEFFGRDGKICADAFQRSFFEWRYCQFEIDQLCGLKVFDCPACSPFMLAVSVDGNRKMYRFKRGAEDHGLFKGVFVCEDDDVSKFVDYINNKTKHSSGKGVCGSSQWTAARESVPMKINKLDEEEMEVAVCRHGVLLRSLNMMRGEIFAYPMFLQKELTPRNVQFMCTDVICKYWPYLQRVVRDCPELSPLLDMKPFLSVMHAKAHSWKCEIKWGGRNQEGAGTTLGEEVEQVNSFLSRTAICSKYMTKGARTDMITIQAMAWNKRKIENLAKLLSRRLQKTKAKIQEASRNITALKTELAITDDTLKAWSKEIQEWADTATSEANMGSDQGLQKTIESLYVSIRQRKQDLYRQSDGNKRRHKIRRKIWEEKAKFIAAIDEYNRAAPQKLQSADTILASEGYAWPWVLDERDNLVIKKKAFDQLMLLNRLTEEECVVLKEIRNHWKCLKRDHSLLNDLSSNIDVDKERNKLDFGLSEKGVLGLRSVLQKRMCYLRTHMSSVQQLYTSVLNNCVESANIIDDDFLEMDEVDIQFSSDNDDEEVDNAELSFEI is encoded by the exons aTGGCATCTTGTCAAAAGTCAGATTTTGACCAGTTATGTGAGGAAGCTGCCATTCTTACAAGGGAACTTGAATGCAAAGCAGCAAATTCTGCACTTGAAGCAGCTACCAGGGAGGCTGAACAAGTTCTACAGACGTTTAACCTTCCacca TTAAATACACAGAAGACCAAACGTGCCTGCAGCTCCCTTCCCAAACCAGTTTCATTCGTGGAGAGGGATCAGTTTGGTCATCTTGTGCCTAAACGAAGAAGGCAGAAATCTTCCAAGGCAAACATTTGCGATG ctactgTGATCAATAGTGCAGGTATGTCTTCATCTTTGGGATCTGGGCAAAGAGACATTGATCATA GTCCATCACTGTCTGCTCACACTGTTTGGGCAGCAGCGGAAAGCATTG AAACTCTTCATCAAGAAATTGAGGACCTGCTAGGTGATACTGATCACATTAAGTGTTCAATTCCGACTTCCTCAAACACATGGGCAATTCGCATTGAGCAGTCTAAAAAGAAGTGGGCAGCTTTAAGGCCTGAGATGCTGGATTCTTTATTATCTGCTGAATATACCGAGATTAGGCAGTGCCAGCACTGCCTACTGAAGCGATCTGTCATACGATGTAAAGACTGCATTCCCAAGCAGCTATTATGTCCAGAGTGTGATATTTTGCTCCACAAAAGAAAACTTCACAACCGTGAAACTGATGTGGAAGGATTCTTTAGGCCCATATCCCCAAGTACTTTGATTAAGATGGATAGCAGAGGACAATTTCTATTTGAAGAAAAAG ATAGCCTTTTGCCCCTTGAGACACCTGAAGAAATTTGCAACTGTTCAATTGATTCCATTGTGGTGTCAGAGGGTAAAAAGGCAATTCTCATAGGAATTGATG GTCGTTACAATGTCAGCTTGCCAGAATTCAAATGCTTAAAATGTAACGTAAGCAGAACAACCAACATTCCACTGTTGGTCCGCTCTGGATACTGGCCTGCCACAGCAAGCTGCGAAACTATTTACAAAATAGATGTCTTTGTGTCTTATGATCACATGAAGCTGACTGCTCCTGGAATGTCCAGACAGTCTTTTACCGGTTTACTGGAACAGCGGACAGAGTTCTTTGGCCGA gatGGAAAGATCTGTGCTGATGCATTTCAAAGAAGCTTTTTTGAGTGGAGATACTGTCAGTTTGAAATTGATCAGCTCTGTGGGCTAAAAGTGTTCGACTGTCCAGCCTGTTCTCCATTTATGCTAGCTGTGTCAGTAGATGGCAACAGGAAAATGTATCGCTTCAAAAGAGG AGCTGAAGACCATGGCCTGTTTAAGGGTGTCTTTGTCTGTGAGGATGATGATGTTTCCAAGTTCGTGgactacattaataataaaacaaagcat TCATCTGGCAAAGGTGTTTGTGGATCAAGTCAATGGACTGCAGCACGAGAGTCTGTCCCAATGAAAATCAACAAGCTGGATGAGGAGGAGATGGAGGTAGCTGTCTGTCGGCATGGTGTGCTCCTAAGAAGTTTGAACATGATGAGAGGGGAAATATTTGCATATCCCATGTTTCTACAAAAGGAGCTGACACCACGCAATGTGCAGTTCATGTGCACTGATGTAATATGCAAGTACTGGCCATATCTGCAAAGAGTAGTTAGAGACTGTCCAGAGCTGTCTCCTCTCCTGGACATGAAGCCATTCCTGTCAGTGATGCATGCAAAGGCCCACTCCTGGAAATGTGAG ATTAAATGGGGTGGTCGAAACCAAGAAGGAGCAGGCACCACCCTGGGCGAAGAGGTCGAACAAGTAAACAGCTTCTTGTCAAGAACTGCTATATGCAGTAAATACATGACCAAAGGAG ctagAACAGACATGATTACTATTCAGGCCATGGCATGGAATAAACGCAAAATTGAGAACCTTGCAAAATTGTTGTCCCGAAGATTACAAAAG ACAAAAGCAAAAATTCAGGAAGCTTCCAGAAACATTACTGCATTAAAGACAGAATTGGCAATAACAGATGACACGCTTAAAGCCTGGAGCAAAGAAATCCAGGAATGGGCTGATACAG CAACAAGTGAGGCGAACATGGGCAGTGACCAGGGGCTCCAAAAGACGATTGAGTCGCTTTATGTGAGCATCAGGCAGAGGAAGCAAGATCTTTACCGTCAATCAG atGGAAACAAGAGAAGACACAAAATCCGCAGAAAGATTTGGGAGGAAAAAGCTAAATTCATTGCAGCTATTGATGAATACAACAGGGCAGCACCTCAGAAATTGCAGTCAGCTGACACAATTCTGGCATCAGAGGGCTATGCATGGCCGTGGGTCTTGGATGAGCGTG ATAATCTTGTCATCAAAAAAAAGGCATTTGACCAACTGATGCTGCTGAACCGGCTTACTGAAGAGGAGTGTGTTGTCCTGAAAGAAATCAGAAATCACTGGAAATGCCTCAAAAGAGACCATTCTCTTCTAAATGATCTTTCAAGTAACATCGATGTTGATAAAGAACGGAATA aacTGGACTTTGGACTTTCTGAAAAAGGAGTTTTAGGACTTCGCTCTGTACTTCAGAAAAGAATGTGCTACCTCAGAACCCACATGTCCTCGGTTCAACAACTGTACACTAGTGTTCTTAACAATTGTGTTGAGTCTGCGAACATTATTGATGATGATTTTCTCGAAATGGATGAGGTGGATATCCAGTTTAGTTCAGACAATGATGATGAGGAGGTGGATAACGCTGAACTGTCATTTGAaatctaa